Proteins encoded in a region of the Drosophila busckii strain San Diego stock center, stock number 13000-0081.31 chromosome 2L, ASM1175060v1, whole genome shotgun sequence genome:
- the LOC108607699 gene encoding transcription factor mef2A isoform X4, whose protein sequence is MATSTLTATPTATSAQNPQLKRVVYSKYRELLGSYNDKANAIIETLPAYMVREDRGFHLQELTQLQPNDNNKANNLDNYGQRGGGAAAAGGGYEAPACVQNAMMTKDKKPFTYTPGGIDLSQIRSERMAKRLARNAQSEGTTGASQQNRPSPQSPGAAAPGAAASSMGAAAMGMPFQVLPPPPPPPQPQTQTGKNGQQVANAAPPPPPPQQQQSTLAPPGRVSAPGSPAAARKSPTPQRFEPPPLGFRPEIKIPANPMAALRKVPPPVEKNTFWKDEYVKDRSKSPMPEATTNDNGNGNNSADVVDASKPAAANSYNNNTENGNSCSHNAYAPQSPKTPPLQYQQLQQQYQQQYDQEQQQLKQQQQQLQQQQQSPRPEFRSVPMPQSPAVNVYTRQTESPRSPFEQQQQQQQQRATESPFRYAQQQQQPQQQLQRPAAPLSPLAQPQQQQQQQRPPTAISPLAQQPTAAAATVPWRTQRATSAAPQQPTQPQPIFNNVQQQQQQQQQRSRDVFSPVRTEQPSYSTQQNQYQAAKPTNVGSLYIAPLSQPTEPQAQRLLLQQQAGGARDSPMRQMPQQQQPQQQPGQPMRWLSSQPAAKEQAPWARPEENGNVMPSSLRQPQAQSTSNNNNNNYYQQSSTQTNGNGYVAAPATAPATAPAAAMQQNFGQNPAHSGLRLQINMNANNNNTNGNNQNGPRERIIPITLEQTPTYAAAQPNFGGYNNFGASQQQQQQPQPQQQHVIISSNNNNNNSTRIIPITIEAGRGGPVSQSPVLLQNDPRSPPIQSKSFRILQKITDTVDDGANSNNNNINSSRQESPLQEPELQRPQFARQMSAQQARHSPTIEQMRRLQIAQDQSSPPVAWSPQGNGTPNRFNTQRSPFDTQQQYVPASEQQAPEPKKYTGSAIPSRSFKILQAMTTPENAGPGQSDL, encoded by the exons CTATGGACAACGCGGCggtggcgccgctgctgcaggtGGAGGCTATGAGGCGCCCGCCTGCGTGCAGAACGCAATGATGACAAAAGACAAGAAGCCCTTCACCTATACGCCCGGTGGCATAGATCTCTCCCAAATACGCTCGGAGCGCATGGCCAAGCGCTTGGCTCGCAATGCGCAGTCCGAAGGCACCACTGGCGCAAGCCAACAGAACAGACCCTCACCCCAGTCGCcaggtgctgctgctccggGCGCAGCAGCCAGCTCCATGGGCGCTGCGGCAATGGGCATGCCGTTTCAGGTGctgccaccaccgccgccgccaccgcagCCACAGACACAAACCGGTAAGAATGGTCAGCAAGTTGCCAATGCAGCACCCCCACCGCCAcccccacaacaacaacaaagcacaTTAGCACCGCCTGGACGTGTGAGTGCGCCTGGCTCGCCGGCAGCGGCACGCAAGTCGCCAACACCACAGCGCTttgagccgccgccgctgggCTTCCGGCCGGAGATCAAAATACCGGCCAATCCGATGGCAGCGCTGCGCAAGGTGCCGCCGCCCGTGGAGAAGAACACTTTCTGGAAGGATGAGTATGTGAAGGACCGCTCCAAGAGCCCCATgccagaagcaacaacaaatgacaatggcaatggcaacaacagcgctGATGTCGTTGATG CTTCTAagccagctgctgccaacagctacaacaacaacactgagaacggcaacagctgcagccacaaCGCGTATGCACCACAGTCGCCCaagacgccgccgctgcaatatcaacagctgcaacagcaatatcaacagcaatacgatcaagagcagcagcaattgaagcagcagcaacagcaactgcagcagcagcaacagtcgccgCGTCCAGAGTTTCGCAGCGTGCCCATGCCACAGTCGCCGGCTGTTAATGTTTATACGCGTCAAACCGAAAGTCCGCGCTCGCCTttcgagcaacaacaacaacaacaacagcaacgtgcTACTGAAAGTCCTTTCCGTtatgcacaacaacagcagcagccacagcagcaactacaacgtCCTGCTGCGCCGCTATCGCCGCTAGctcagccacagcagcagcaacaacaacagcgtccACCCACAGCAATCTCGCCGCTAGCtcagcaaccaacagcagcagcagcaactgtgccTTGGCGCACGCAACGCGCTACATCTGCAGCACCACAGCAACCAACGCAACCACAGCCCATTTTCAacaatgtgcagcagcagcaacaacaacagcagcaaagatCTCGCGATGTTTTCAGCCCAGTCAGAACAGAGCAGCCAAGCTACAGCACTCAACAAAATCAATACCAAGCAGCTAAGCCC ACCAATGTGGGCTCGCTTTATATTGCGCCATTGTCGCAGCCTACAGAGCCGCAGGCTCAGcgcctgttgctgcagcagcaagctgGCGGCGCTCGAGACTCGCCCATGCGTCaaatgccgcagcagcagcagccacaacaacagcctGGACAGCCTATGCGCTGGTTGAGCTCACAGCCTGCAGCCAAGGAGCAAGCACCTTGGGCGCGTCCCGAGGAGAATGGCAATGTGATGCCTTCCTCGTTGCGTCAGCCTCAAGCacaaagcacaagcaacaacaacaacaacaattactaTCAACAGTCAAGCACACAaaccaatggcaatggctatgtagcagctccagctacagctccagctacagctccagctgcagctatgCAGCAAAACTTTGGTCAAAATCCAGCACACAGCGGCTTGCGCCTGCAGATTAATATGaatgccaacaataacaataccaATGGCAATAATCAGAATGGACCCAGG gAGCGCATTATACCCATTACCTTGGAGCAGACGCCCACCTATGCTGCCGCTCAGCCCAACTTTGGTG GTTACAACAACTTTGGAgcatcacagcagcagcagcagcagccacagccgcagcagcaacatgtcatcatcagcagcaacaacaacaataacaactctACACGCATTATACCTATTACCATTGAAGCCGGACGTGGTGGACCTGTCAGCCAGTCGCCCGTGCTTTTGCAAAA CGATCCACGCTCACCGCCCATACAGTCGAAATCGTTTAGAATATTGCAAAAGATCACCGACACAGTGGACGATGGCgccaatagcaacaacaacaacatcaacagcagtcGGCAAGAGTCGCCGCTGCAGGAGCCGGAGCTGCAACGTCCGCAATTTGCGCGCCAGATGAGCGCACAGCAGGCGCGTCATAGTCCGACTATTGAGCAAATGAGGCGACTGCAGATTGCACAGGATCAGAGCAGTCCACCAGTAGCTTGGTCCCCGCAAG GTAATGGCACACCAAATCGTTTTAACACACAGCGTTCGCCTTTTG atacacaacaacaatatgtgCCAGCTAGCGAGCAACAGGCACCGGAGCCTAAAAAATATACGGGCAGCGCTATACCAAGTCgttcatttaaaattctacAGGCAATGACAACACCAGAGAATGCCG
- the LOC108607699 gene encoding probable serine/threonine-protein kinase yakA isoform X5, producing the protein MSSGYGQRGGGAAAAGGGYEAPACVQNAMMTKDKKPFTYTPGGIDLSQIRSERMAKRLARNAQSEGTTGASQQNRPSPQSPGAAAPGAAASSMGAAAMGMPFQVLPPPPPPPQPQTQTGKNGQQVANAAPPPPPPQQQQSTLAPPGRVSAPGSPAAARKSPTPQRFEPPPLGFRPEIKIPANPMAALRKVPPPVEKNTFWKDEYVKDRSKSPMPEATTNDNGNGNNSADVVDASKPAAANSYNNNTENGNSCSHNAYAPQSPKTPPLQYQQLQQQYQQQYDQEQQQLKQQQQQLQQQQQSPRPEFRSVPMPQSPAVNVYTRQTESPRSPFEQQQQQQQQRATESPFRYAQQQQQPQQQLQRPAAPLSPLAQPQQQQQQQRPPTAISPLAQQPTAAAATVPWRTQRATSAAPQQPTQPQPIFNNVQQQQQQQQQRSRDVFSPVRTEQPSYSTQQNQYQAAKPTNVGSLYIAPLSQPTEPQAQRLLLQQQAGGARDSPMRQMPQQQQPQQQPGQPMRWLSSQPAAKEQAPWARPEENGNVMPSSLRQPQAQSTSNNNNNNYYQQSSTQTNGNGYVAAPATAPATAPAAAMQQNFGQNPAHSGLRLQINMNANNNNTNGNNQNGPRERIIPITLEQTPTYAAAQPNFGAPAGHIIRSANQFVDQGYNNFGASQQQQQQPQPQQQHVIISSNNNNNNSTRIIPITIEAGRGGPVSQSPVLLQNANYNMFVHQCPLEAEIRYRKHRLSDPRSPPIQSKSFRILQKITDTVDDGANSNNNNINSSRQESPLQEPELQRPQFARQMSAQQARHSPTIEQMRRLQIAQDQSSPPVAWSPQGNGTPNRFNTQRSPFDTQQQYVPASEQQAPEPKKYTGSAIPSRSFKILQAMTTPENAGPGQSDL; encoded by the exons CTATGGACAACGCGGCggtggcgccgctgctgcaggtGGAGGCTATGAGGCGCCCGCCTGCGTGCAGAACGCAATGATGACAAAAGACAAGAAGCCCTTCACCTATACGCCCGGTGGCATAGATCTCTCCCAAATACGCTCGGAGCGCATGGCCAAGCGCTTGGCTCGCAATGCGCAGTCCGAAGGCACCACTGGCGCAAGCCAACAGAACAGACCCTCACCCCAGTCGCcaggtgctgctgctccggGCGCAGCAGCCAGCTCCATGGGCGCTGCGGCAATGGGCATGCCGTTTCAGGTGctgccaccaccgccgccgccaccgcagCCACAGACACAAACCGGTAAGAATGGTCAGCAAGTTGCCAATGCAGCACCCCCACCGCCAcccccacaacaacaacaaagcacaTTAGCACCGCCTGGACGTGTGAGTGCGCCTGGCTCGCCGGCAGCGGCACGCAAGTCGCCAACACCACAGCGCTttgagccgccgccgctgggCTTCCGGCCGGAGATCAAAATACCGGCCAATCCGATGGCAGCGCTGCGCAAGGTGCCGCCGCCCGTGGAGAAGAACACTTTCTGGAAGGATGAGTATGTGAAGGACCGCTCCAAGAGCCCCATgccagaagcaacaacaaatgacaatggcaatggcaacaacagcgctGATGTCGTTGATG CTTCTAagccagctgctgccaacagctacaacaacaacactgagaacggcaacagctgcagccacaaCGCGTATGCACCACAGTCGCCCaagacgccgccgctgcaatatcaacagctgcaacagcaatatcaacagcaatacgatcaagagcagcagcaattgaagcagcagcaacagcaactgcagcagcagcaacagtcgccgCGTCCAGAGTTTCGCAGCGTGCCCATGCCACAGTCGCCGGCTGTTAATGTTTATACGCGTCAAACCGAAAGTCCGCGCTCGCCTttcgagcaacaacaacaacaacaacagcaacgtgcTACTGAAAGTCCTTTCCGTtatgcacaacaacagcagcagccacagcagcaactacaacgtCCTGCTGCGCCGCTATCGCCGCTAGctcagccacagcagcagcaacaacaacagcgtccACCCACAGCAATCTCGCCGCTAGCtcagcaaccaacagcagcagcagcaactgtgccTTGGCGCACGCAACGCGCTACATCTGCAGCACCACAGCAACCAACGCAACCACAGCCCATTTTCAacaatgtgcagcagcagcaacaacaacagcagcaaagatCTCGCGATGTTTTCAGCCCAGTCAGAACAGAGCAGCCAAGCTACAGCACTCAACAAAATCAATACCAAGCAGCTAAGCCC ACCAATGTGGGCTCGCTTTATATTGCGCCATTGTCGCAGCCTACAGAGCCGCAGGCTCAGcgcctgttgctgcagcagcaagctgGCGGCGCTCGAGACTCGCCCATGCGTCaaatgccgcagcagcagcagccacaacaacagcctGGACAGCCTATGCGCTGGTTGAGCTCACAGCCTGCAGCCAAGGAGCAAGCACCTTGGGCGCGTCCCGAGGAGAATGGCAATGTGATGCCTTCCTCGTTGCGTCAGCCTCAAGCacaaagcacaagcaacaacaacaacaacaattactaTCAACAGTCAAGCACACAaaccaatggcaatggctatgtagcagctccagctacagctccagctacagctccagctgcagctatgCAGCAAAACTTTGGTCAAAATCCAGCACACAGCGGCTTGCGCCTGCAGATTAATATGaatgccaacaataacaataccaATGGCAATAATCAGAATGGACCCAGG gAGCGCATTATACCCATTACCTTGGAGCAGACGCCCACCTATGCTGCCGCTCAGCCCAACTTTGGTG CGCCTGCTGGCCACATTATACGCTCAGCTAATCAATTTGTCGATCAAGGTTACAACAACTTTGGAgcatcacagcagcagcagcagcagccacagccgcagcagcaacatgtcatcatcagcagcaacaacaacaataacaactctACACGCATTATACCTATTACCATTGAAGCCGGACGTGGTGGACCTGTCAGCCAGTCGCCCGTGCTTTTGCAAAA TGCCAATTACAATATGTTTGTGCATCAATGTCCGCTCGAAGCGGAGATACGCTACAGAAAGCATCGCCTCAG CGATCCACGCTCACCGCCCATACAGTCGAAATCGTTTAGAATATTGCAAAAGATCACCGACACAGTGGACGATGGCgccaatagcaacaacaacaacatcaacagcagtcGGCAAGAGTCGCCGCTGCAGGAGCCGGAGCTGCAACGTCCGCAATTTGCGCGCCAGATGAGCGCACAGCAGGCGCGTCATAGTCCGACTATTGAGCAAATGAGGCGACTGCAGATTGCACAGGATCAGAGCAGTCCACCAGTAGCTTGGTCCCCGCAAG GTAATGGCACACCAAATCGTTTTAACACACAGCGTTCGCCTTTTG atacacaacaacaatatgtgCCAGCTAGCGAGCAACAGGCACCGGAGCCTAAAAAATATACGGGCAGCGCTATACCAAGTCgttcatttaaaattctacAGGCAATGACAACACCAGAGAATGCCG
- the LOC108607699 gene encoding probable serine/threonine-protein kinase yakA isoform X1, with product MATSTLTATPTATSAQNPQLKRVVYSKYRELLGSYNDKANAIIETLPAYMVREDRGFHLQELTQLQPNDNNKANNLDNYGQRGGGAAAAGGGYEAPACVQNAMMTKDKKPFTYTPGGIDLSQIRSERMAKRLARNAQSEGTTGASQQNRPSPQSPGAAAPGAAASSMGAAAMGMPFQVLPPPPPPPQPQTQTGKNGQQVANAAPPPPPPQQQQSTLAPPGRVSAPGSPAAARKSPTPQRFEPPPLGFRPEIKIPANPMAALRKVPPPVEKNTFWKDEYVKDRSKSPMPEATTNDNGNGNNSADVVDASKPAAANSYNNNTENGNSCSHNAYAPQSPKTPPLQYQQLQQQYQQQYDQEQQQLKQQQQQLQQQQQSPRPEFRSVPMPQSPAVNVYTRQTESPRSPFEQQQQQQQQRATESPFRYAQQQQQPQQQLQRPAAPLSPLAQPQQQQQQQRPPTAISPLAQQPTAAAATVPWRTQRATSAAPQQPTQPQPIFNNVQQQQQQQQQRSRDVFSPVRTEQPSYSTQQNQYQAAKPTNVGSLYIAPLSQPTEPQAQRLLLQQQAGGARDSPMRQMPQQQQPQQQPGQPMRWLSSQPAAKEQAPWARPEENGNVMPSSLRQPQAQSTSNNNNNNYYQQSSTQTNGNGYVAAPATAPATAPAAAMQQNFGQNPAHSGLRLQINMNANNNNTNGNNQNGPRERIIPITLEQTPTYAAAQPNFGAPAGHIIRSANQFVDQGYNNFGASQQQQQQPQPQQQHVIISSNNNNNNSTRIIPITIEAGRGGPVSQSPVLLQNANYNMFVHQCPLEAEIRYRKHRLSDPRSPPIQSKSFRILQKITDTVDDGANSNNNNINSSRQESPLQEPELQRPQFARQMSAQQARHSPTIEQMRRLQIAQDQSSPPVAWSPQGNGTPNRFNTQRSPFDTQQQYVPASEQQAPEPKKYTGSAIPSRSFKILQAMTTPENAGPGQSDL from the exons CTATGGACAACGCGGCggtggcgccgctgctgcaggtGGAGGCTATGAGGCGCCCGCCTGCGTGCAGAACGCAATGATGACAAAAGACAAGAAGCCCTTCACCTATACGCCCGGTGGCATAGATCTCTCCCAAATACGCTCGGAGCGCATGGCCAAGCGCTTGGCTCGCAATGCGCAGTCCGAAGGCACCACTGGCGCAAGCCAACAGAACAGACCCTCACCCCAGTCGCcaggtgctgctgctccggGCGCAGCAGCCAGCTCCATGGGCGCTGCGGCAATGGGCATGCCGTTTCAGGTGctgccaccaccgccgccgccaccgcagCCACAGACACAAACCGGTAAGAATGGTCAGCAAGTTGCCAATGCAGCACCCCCACCGCCAcccccacaacaacaacaaagcacaTTAGCACCGCCTGGACGTGTGAGTGCGCCTGGCTCGCCGGCAGCGGCACGCAAGTCGCCAACACCACAGCGCTttgagccgccgccgctgggCTTCCGGCCGGAGATCAAAATACCGGCCAATCCGATGGCAGCGCTGCGCAAGGTGCCGCCGCCCGTGGAGAAGAACACTTTCTGGAAGGATGAGTATGTGAAGGACCGCTCCAAGAGCCCCATgccagaagcaacaacaaatgacaatggcaatggcaacaacagcgctGATGTCGTTGATG CTTCTAagccagctgctgccaacagctacaacaacaacactgagaacggcaacagctgcagccacaaCGCGTATGCACCACAGTCGCCCaagacgccgccgctgcaatatcaacagctgcaacagcaatatcaacagcaatacgatcaagagcagcagcaattgaagcagcagcaacagcaactgcagcagcagcaacagtcgccgCGTCCAGAGTTTCGCAGCGTGCCCATGCCACAGTCGCCGGCTGTTAATGTTTATACGCGTCAAACCGAAAGTCCGCGCTCGCCTttcgagcaacaacaacaacaacaacagcaacgtgcTACTGAAAGTCCTTTCCGTtatgcacaacaacagcagcagccacagcagcaactacaacgtCCTGCTGCGCCGCTATCGCCGCTAGctcagccacagcagcagcaacaacaacagcgtccACCCACAGCAATCTCGCCGCTAGCtcagcaaccaacagcagcagcagcaactgtgccTTGGCGCACGCAACGCGCTACATCTGCAGCACCACAGCAACCAACGCAACCACAGCCCATTTTCAacaatgtgcagcagcagcaacaacaacagcagcaaagatCTCGCGATGTTTTCAGCCCAGTCAGAACAGAGCAGCCAAGCTACAGCACTCAACAAAATCAATACCAAGCAGCTAAGCCC ACCAATGTGGGCTCGCTTTATATTGCGCCATTGTCGCAGCCTACAGAGCCGCAGGCTCAGcgcctgttgctgcagcagcaagctgGCGGCGCTCGAGACTCGCCCATGCGTCaaatgccgcagcagcagcagccacaacaacagcctGGACAGCCTATGCGCTGGTTGAGCTCACAGCCTGCAGCCAAGGAGCAAGCACCTTGGGCGCGTCCCGAGGAGAATGGCAATGTGATGCCTTCCTCGTTGCGTCAGCCTCAAGCacaaagcacaagcaacaacaacaacaacaattactaTCAACAGTCAAGCACACAaaccaatggcaatggctatgtagcagctccagctacagctccagctacagctccagctgcagctatgCAGCAAAACTTTGGTCAAAATCCAGCACACAGCGGCTTGCGCCTGCAGATTAATATGaatgccaacaataacaataccaATGGCAATAATCAGAATGGACCCAGG gAGCGCATTATACCCATTACCTTGGAGCAGACGCCCACCTATGCTGCCGCTCAGCCCAACTTTGGTG CGCCTGCTGGCCACATTATACGCTCAGCTAATCAATTTGTCGATCAAGGTTACAACAACTTTGGAgcatcacagcagcagcagcagcagccacagccgcagcagcaacatgtcatcatcagcagcaacaacaacaataacaactctACACGCATTATACCTATTACCATTGAAGCCGGACGTGGTGGACCTGTCAGCCAGTCGCCCGTGCTTTTGCAAAA TGCCAATTACAATATGTTTGTGCATCAATGTCCGCTCGAAGCGGAGATACGCTACAGAAAGCATCGCCTCAG CGATCCACGCTCACCGCCCATACAGTCGAAATCGTTTAGAATATTGCAAAAGATCACCGACACAGTGGACGATGGCgccaatagcaacaacaacaacatcaacagcagtcGGCAAGAGTCGCCGCTGCAGGAGCCGGAGCTGCAACGTCCGCAATTTGCGCGCCAGATGAGCGCACAGCAGGCGCGTCATAGTCCGACTATTGAGCAAATGAGGCGACTGCAGATTGCACAGGATCAGAGCAGTCCACCAGTAGCTTGGTCCCCGCAAG GTAATGGCACACCAAATCGTTTTAACACACAGCGTTCGCCTTTTG atacacaacaacaatatgtgCCAGCTAGCGAGCAACAGGCACCGGAGCCTAAAAAATATACGGGCAGCGCTATACCAAGTCgttcatttaaaattctacAGGCAATGACAACACCAGAGAATGCCG
- the LOC108607699 gene encoding transcription factor mef2A isoform X2: MATSTLTATPTATSAQNPQLKRVVYSKYRELLGSYNDKANAIIETLPAYMVREDRGFHLQELTQLQPNDNNKANNLDNYGQRGGGAAAAGGGYEAPACVQNAMMTKDKKPFTYTPGGIDLSQIRSERMAKRLARNAQSEGTTGASQQNRPSPQSPGAAAPGAAASSMGAAAMGMPFQVLPPPPPPPQPQTQTGKNGQQVANAAPPPPPPQQQQSTLAPPGRVSAPGSPAAARKSPTPQRFEPPPLGFRPEIKIPANPMAALRKVPPPVEKNTFWKDEYVKDRSKSPMPEATTNDNGNGNNSADVVDASKPAAANSYNNNTENGNSCSHNAYAPQSPKTPPLQYQQLQQQYQQQYDQEQQQLKQQQQQLQQQQQSPRPEFRSVPMPQSPAVNVYTRQTESPRSPFEQQQQQQQQRATESPFRYAQQQQQPQQQLQRPAAPLSPLAQPQQQQQQQRPPTAISPLAQQPTAAAATVPWRTQRATSAAPQQPTQPQPIFNNVQQQQQQQQQRSRDVFSPVRTEQPSYSTQQNQYQAAKPTNVGSLYIAPLSQPTEPQAQRLLLQQQAGGARDSPMRQMPQQQQPQQQPGQPMRWLSSQPAAKEQAPWARPEENGNVMPSSLRQPQAQSTSNNNNNNYYQQSSTQTNGNGYVAAPATAPATAPAAAMQQNFGQNPAHSGLRLQINMNANNNNTNGNNQNGPRERIIPITLEQTPTYAAAQPNFGGYNNFGASQQQQQQPQPQQQHVIISSNNNNNNSTRIIPITIEAGRGGPVSQSPVLLQNANYNMFVHQCPLEAEIRYRKHRLSDPRSPPIQSKSFRILQKITDTVDDGANSNNNNINSSRQESPLQEPELQRPQFARQMSAQQARHSPTIEQMRRLQIAQDQSSPPVAWSPQGNGTPNRFNTQRSPFDTQQQYVPASEQQAPEPKKYTGSAIPSRSFKILQAMTTPENAGPGQSDL; encoded by the exons CTATGGACAACGCGGCggtggcgccgctgctgcaggtGGAGGCTATGAGGCGCCCGCCTGCGTGCAGAACGCAATGATGACAAAAGACAAGAAGCCCTTCACCTATACGCCCGGTGGCATAGATCTCTCCCAAATACGCTCGGAGCGCATGGCCAAGCGCTTGGCTCGCAATGCGCAGTCCGAAGGCACCACTGGCGCAAGCCAACAGAACAGACCCTCACCCCAGTCGCcaggtgctgctgctccggGCGCAGCAGCCAGCTCCATGGGCGCTGCGGCAATGGGCATGCCGTTTCAGGTGctgccaccaccgccgccgccaccgcagCCACAGACACAAACCGGTAAGAATGGTCAGCAAGTTGCCAATGCAGCACCCCCACCGCCAcccccacaacaacaacaaagcacaTTAGCACCGCCTGGACGTGTGAGTGCGCCTGGCTCGCCGGCAGCGGCACGCAAGTCGCCAACACCACAGCGCTttgagccgccgccgctgggCTTCCGGCCGGAGATCAAAATACCGGCCAATCCGATGGCAGCGCTGCGCAAGGTGCCGCCGCCCGTGGAGAAGAACACTTTCTGGAAGGATGAGTATGTGAAGGACCGCTCCAAGAGCCCCATgccagaagcaacaacaaatgacaatggcaatggcaacaacagcgctGATGTCGTTGATG CTTCTAagccagctgctgccaacagctacaacaacaacactgagaacggcaacagctgcagccacaaCGCGTATGCACCACAGTCGCCCaagacgccgccgctgcaatatcaacagctgcaacagcaatatcaacagcaatacgatcaagagcagcagcaattgaagcagcagcaacagcaactgcagcagcagcaacagtcgccgCGTCCAGAGTTTCGCAGCGTGCCCATGCCACAGTCGCCGGCTGTTAATGTTTATACGCGTCAAACCGAAAGTCCGCGCTCGCCTttcgagcaacaacaacaacaacaacagcaacgtgcTACTGAAAGTCCTTTCCGTtatgcacaacaacagcagcagccacagcagcaactacaacgtCCTGCTGCGCCGCTATCGCCGCTAGctcagccacagcagcagcaacaacaacagcgtccACCCACAGCAATCTCGCCGCTAGCtcagcaaccaacagcagcagcagcaactgtgccTTGGCGCACGCAACGCGCTACATCTGCAGCACCACAGCAACCAACGCAACCACAGCCCATTTTCAacaatgtgcagcagcagcaacaacaacagcagcaaagatCTCGCGATGTTTTCAGCCCAGTCAGAACAGAGCAGCCAAGCTACAGCACTCAACAAAATCAATACCAAGCAGCTAAGCCC ACCAATGTGGGCTCGCTTTATATTGCGCCATTGTCGCAGCCTACAGAGCCGCAGGCTCAGcgcctgttgctgcagcagcaagctgGCGGCGCTCGAGACTCGCCCATGCGTCaaatgccgcagcagcagcagccacaacaacagcctGGACAGCCTATGCGCTGGTTGAGCTCACAGCCTGCAGCCAAGGAGCAAGCACCTTGGGCGCGTCCCGAGGAGAATGGCAATGTGATGCCTTCCTCGTTGCGTCAGCCTCAAGCacaaagcacaagcaacaacaacaacaacaattactaTCAACAGTCAAGCACACAaaccaatggcaatggctatgtagcagctccagctacagctccagctacagctccagctgcagctatgCAGCAAAACTTTGGTCAAAATCCAGCACACAGCGGCTTGCGCCTGCAGATTAATATGaatgccaacaataacaataccaATGGCAATAATCAGAATGGACCCAGG gAGCGCATTATACCCATTACCTTGGAGCAGACGCCCACCTATGCTGCCGCTCAGCCCAACTTTGGTG GTTACAACAACTTTGGAgcatcacagcagcagcagcagcagccacagccgcagcagcaacatgtcatcatcagcagcaacaacaacaataacaactctACACGCATTATACCTATTACCATTGAAGCCGGACGTGGTGGACCTGTCAGCCAGTCGCCCGTGCTTTTGCAAAA TGCCAATTACAATATGTTTGTGCATCAATGTCCGCTCGAAGCGGAGATACGCTACAGAAAGCATCGCCTCAG CGATCCACGCTCACCGCCCATACAGTCGAAATCGTTTAGAATATTGCAAAAGATCACCGACACAGTGGACGATGGCgccaatagcaacaacaacaacatcaacagcagtcGGCAAGAGTCGCCGCTGCAGGAGCCGGAGCTGCAACGTCCGCAATTTGCGCGCCAGATGAGCGCACAGCAGGCGCGTCATAGTCCGACTATTGAGCAAATGAGGCGACTGCAGATTGCACAGGATCAGAGCAGTCCACCAGTAGCTTGGTCCCCGCAAG GTAATGGCACACCAAATCGTTTTAACACACAGCGTTCGCCTTTTG atacacaacaacaatatgtgCCAGCTAGCGAGCAACAGGCACCGGAGCCTAAAAAATATACGGGCAGCGCTATACCAAGTCgttcatttaaaattctacAGGCAATGACAACACCAGAGAATGCCG